The genomic segment ACGATGACATCCCGGTAGCTCACGCTGTTCCCCTAGCCTGGTCCATTCCTGTTAAGTGCCCATCAAAACTAGCAAACGCCGTGCCATGGATTGCCGCCTCAGGGCCACATGAGAAGCACCTGCTCGAGCCAGGCGATGACCTCATTCATCTGTCGAATCGAGGTGCTAAGGTATCCGGCGCGGAGGTTGCCCATCGGGGGCATGTGGTCGACGGGGCCGCGGGAGCGGTTCCAGGCGGCATTGGTCTTCTCGTACGCAAGGAGGAGTACAGGGTCCGCGAGCTTTTTGCGGCCCTTGAGGCCGAAGAGCCCATCCCGCGCGGCGCGAATGGCCACGTAGGCATTGCTGGCCGTCAGATGCGCCTCCGTCAGATCATCGGCGGGACCGGCTGCCTCGAATGCAGCGAGTGCTTTCTTCTCGAGCTCCAAGCCCATCTGGATCTGGCTCACGATGACCTTGGGGTCGGAGCTGACCTTGTTGTAGTACTCGGGCAGGGTGGTCTTCTGCGCTTCGCCAGGCGTCGACGCGAAGAAAAGCGCGGCGAGGGCGAGCGGCAGGGTCAGCGCGATCCAGTGACCTCTAGCCATGTTGGTCCCCTTTCGCGACAGCGGCCGACGGACTCGGCTCCTGCGCGGGCACGCCGGCGGCGGCCAGGACGCTGTCGTAGATCGATTGCACCATCTGCGCATGCTCGTCGGCCGAGAAGCGCCGCGTGGCCTCCCGCCGGGCCGCCTCCACGATGTCGGCGGCGAGCCGCGTGTCGTCGAGAAGTCGGTCGATGATCTCGGCCATGGCCGCGTCGTCGCGGGGAGGGACCAGGAACCCCGTGCGGCCGGACTCGATGATCTCGCGGGGCCCCCCGGCGTCGGTCGCGACGACCGGACGTCCTACCAGCATAGCCTCGACGATGACGCGGCCGAAGGGCTCAGGGTAAATGCTCGCGTGGACGACGACGTCGAGCTGCCGGAGCGCGTTCGGGACGTCCTGCACGAAACCGGTAAAGACGACACGGTCCGCAATGCCGAGCGATCGGGCCAGCGAGCGAAGCTCCTCGGCGTACGCTTCGCCACCGTGGGGCGCATCGCCGATGACCACGGCGCGGGCCGTCGGTCGTCGCTCGAGCACGCGGCGCGCTGCGCGGAGAAATACCGTCTGCCCCTTCCACTCCTGGAGCTGTCCGACGATACCGAAGTGGGGGACGCCGTCCGGCTTCTCAGGAAGCTCGTCGCCGGCGGGGCCGCCGAAATCACCGAGGTCCACCGGCGGGTAGATCACGCTCACCCGATCCGGCATGATGCCGAGCGCAAGGAGATCCTCGCGGGTCGCCTCGGAGTTGGCGACGTACCGTGAAGCCAGGGGTGCGAGGCGACGGACGAGCGCCGAGTGCCACTCCTTGCCGCGCTGATAAGCCACGAGCGGCAGCCCCAGCAGCCAGCAAATCAGCACCGTCGCGACGTCGAAGCCGTTGTTGTGATGGACGAGCCGTATTCCGCGGTGGCGGAAGACGCGCCGCAGTGCGAGCGCGTAGGGCAGCGTCACCCACGCGAGGTCGGCTAGCGCGGCCAGCCGCCGGAGCAGCCGCCCGCGGCCCGCCCACGCACCGTCCTTGATGCCTTTCCGGGGCACGATGCGGACGATGGGAATCGCGGGATCGAGTCGAGCGCGGAGATACGCCTCCTGCTCGGGCCGCGCCACGATCACGTGCGGGGCGAAGCGCTCGCGGTCGATTCGCTTGACGAGCGTGCAAAGACTCATCGTGGAGCCGGCGAGGCCGATGCTCGCCTCGACGAGGGCGAGTGGAACGGGTCGCGCAGCGGTCATGGCCCTCCTCGCAGAATCTCGGCCAGGCGTGGCTTCAGGCGCTCGACGTCGTGCTGCTGCTCGACGTGCGCGCGTCCCTCACGCCCCATGGCCGGCCATTCGGCCGCGCGGTCGAGCATCCCCTGAAGGGCCGCGGCAAGAGCGGCGACGTCGCCGGGCTGGACGAGAACGGCGGAGCGCCCTTCCCGCACCATCTCGGGCACCCCGCCAACCCGAGTGGCGACGACGGGGAGGCCCGTGGCCTGGGCCTCGAGCAGCACGTAACCCGCCTGCTCCATCAGACTGGGCAAGAGGAAGAGATCGGACTCGTCGAGCCAGTGCATCACCTCGGGCGTGGTCCGAGCGCCGAGCAACTCCACGGTATCGCCCACCTTCAGCTCGCGAATCAGCTCGGCGAGCCGCCCCGACAGGGGCCCATCGCCGATGATTCGGTACTCCACCCGCAAGTGCGGGTTCCGCCCCTGCAGACCGGCCACCGCGCGGATTCCGTGCTCGAGCCCCTTCTTCTCGACGAGGCGCGCCACCGTGACGATGCGCAGCCGCTCGGGATCGAAGCGGCGCTCGCGGAATGGGATATCACCCACCCCGATCACGTGCCGGTACGTGACAATCTTGGCGTCGTCGAAGCCATAGCGGCGGAGGGTTGCGCGGCCGTAGCAGTCCGTCTGCACGATGAACGCGTCCGCACGATTCCGCAGGAGGGCGAGGACGGCCACCCCAAGCTCGTCACCTAGGTCGTAATCGTCGCCGCCGAACCGGTTCACGAAGCGCGTGCCCGGAAAGAGATCCTTGAGCACGATGAAGTCCATCCCGTTACCGCCCCAGAAGCAGTAAATGACATCATAGCGCCGGTCGAGGAACGGGGCGGCGAACAGCACATTGTTGAGCACCGCGTAGGCGCTGCCGTACCGCGCCAGGTTGAGACAACGGAGCATGGCACCGGGATGCCGCGGAAAGGCGGCGGCGAAGACCCGGAGCGCGCGCCCGAGCCGCGCGAGCCGGCCCGCGGGCAGGTCGTAGTAGCGCGTACGCGCGAGGAACCCGTACCGGTGCACGTCGGGCTGCACCGATGCCTCGCGGGGATTGCGCCGTGCGTAGATGTCGATCTCGTGGCCAAGATCGGCCAACCCCGTCAACTGGCGGAGGATGAACGTTTCCGACAGCTTAGGAAACCCGCCGAGGATGACCGCGATCTTCACGCCGACGCTGCTTCCGGGGCGAAGCGGGGGTGGCGGCCGGAGAGGGTGTCGCGTAGCCAGGTCGACAACGTGGCCACCACCAGCAGCGGCCAGGTGGCGTTGACTCGGCGAGCGAGATGGTCGGCGAGCAGCCCCTGAAGATACGGCGCGTCAAAGAGGTCGCCCGGTACCGCGGCGTCGTCCGCGAAGGTTTCGGCGAGCCGCGTGCTGAGCGCGGGGCGTCGCCGGATCAACTCGCCCATGTTAGGCCAGGAGCCCTGCGTGTAGGCAGGGTCGGGCGGCGGGGACTCCCGCCGCAGTCCGAGACGACGCAACGCCCCCTCGGCGCGCTGGCCCAGGTACTCCACGAGGTAGTGGGTGCCGGGGGCGAACCCGGTATTCGCGTCCGGAATCCGGGCGAGCCGGGCATCCAGCCGCCCGAGCGCCCCTTTGTAGACCCGCGCGTCCAGGCGGAGCCGAGGCGGGATGCGAAGGTGCTGGTCGAGGATCTCGTTGTCGAGGGCCACCGTACAGTCACGATAGAAGTGGCGGATGCTGAGCACGTTGAGGAACGCGCCGAAGCGGGTCGCCATCATGTTCATGCGGAGGTACTCGCAGCGCTGAGCCGGGGTGGGGGCATGGTCGCGCGCTCGCTCGAGGAGCCCTCCCACGACGGCGCGCACGTCGTCGTCGAAGGCCTGTCGGCTACCCGCGGGCACGAGCCGGCGAGTGGCGGGGTGGCCCCACAGGCTGTTGCCCGTCGTCTGGAGGGCGATCTCCGTCAGCGCGTCGCGAGAGATCGCCGGGTCGATCTC from the Candidatus Methylomirabilota bacterium genome contains:
- a CDS encoding glycosyltransferase; the encoded protein is MTAARPVPLALVEASIGLAGSTMSLCTLVKRIDRERFAPHVIVARPEQEAYLRARLDPAIPIVRIVPRKGIKDGAWAGRGRLLRRLAALADLAWVTLPYALALRRVFRHRGIRLVHHNNGFDVATVLICWLLGLPLVAYQRGKEWHSALVRRLAPLASRYVANSEATREDLLALGIMPDRVSVIYPPVDLGDFGGPAGDELPEKPDGVPHFGIVGQLQEWKGQTVFLRAARRVLERRPTARAVVIGDAPHGGEAYAEELRSLARSLGIADRVVFTGFVQDVPNALRQLDVVVHASIYPEPFGRVIVEAMLVGRPVVATDAGGPREIIESGRTGFLVPPRDDAAMAEIIDRLLDDTRLAADIVEAARREATRRFSADEHAQMVQSIYDSVLAAAGVPAQEPSPSAAVAKGDQHG
- a CDS encoding glycosyltransferase → MKIAVILGGFPKLSETFILRQLTGLADLGHEIDIYARRNPREASVQPDVHRYGFLARTRYYDLPAGRLARLGRALRVFAAAFPRHPGAMLRCLNLARYGSAYAVLNNVLFAAPFLDRRYDVIYCFWGGNGMDFIVLKDLFPGTRFVNRFGGDDYDLGDELGVAVLALLRNRADAFIVQTDCYGRATLRRYGFDDAKIVTYRHVIGVGDIPFRERRFDPERLRIVTVARLVEKKGLEHGIRAVAGLQGRNPHLRVEYRIIGDGPLSGRLAELIRELKVGDTVELLGARTTPEVMHWLDESDLFLLPSLMEQAGYVLLEAQATGLPVVATRVGGVPEMVREGRSAVLVQPGDVAALAAALQGMLDRAAEWPAMGREGRAHVEQQHDVERLKPRLAEILRGGP